In a single window of the Candidatus Zymogenaceae bacterium genome:
- a CDS encoding NTP transferase domain-containing protein, protein MRAVILAGGKGKRLMPYTAILPKPLMPVGDRPILEIIILQLKRCGFTHITMAVGHLASLIQTFFGDGSRWGVKIDYSIEDSPLGTAGPIGLIDDLSDDFLVINGDILTDLNFALLMEQHKQSGAMATVSSYEKKVEITLGILETEQNRVTKYIEKPTLTYRVSMGVYAMNVSVLTYITKGAPLDFPDLFTSLVAADERVMSYDFDGVWFDIGRVEDYEEAVVSFQAHTNIFLT, encoded by the coding sequence GTGAGAGCGGTAATTCTTGCCGGAGGTAAAGGGAAGAGGCTCATGCCGTATACCGCGATTTTGCCCAAACCGCTGATGCCGGTCGGCGATCGCCCGATCCTGGAAATAATCATCCTCCAGCTCAAGCGATGCGGTTTTACCCATATAACGATGGCCGTCGGTCATCTTGCGTCCCTGATACAGACGTTCTTTGGTGATGGATCACGATGGGGCGTGAAGATCGATTATTCGATAGAGGACAGCCCCCTTGGAACAGCGGGTCCGATAGGCCTGATCGACGACCTGTCGGACGATTTCCTTGTGATAAATGGGGATATCCTCACGGATCTGAATTTTGCGCTGTTGATGGAACAGCACAAGCAATCCGGCGCAATGGCCACTGTCTCTTCATATGAAAAGAAGGTTGAGATAACCCTCGGGATTTTGGAAACGGAACAAAATCGTGTGACGAAATATATCGAGAAACCCACACTGACGTATCGTGTCTCAATGGGCGTCTATGCCATGAATGTCTCCGTTCTCACATATATCACAAAGGGGGCGCCGTTGGATTTCCCGGACCTCTTCACGTCATTGGTCGCCGCCGATGAAAGGGTCATGTCGTATGATTTCGACGGCGTCTGGTTTGATATCGGCAGGGTTGAAGATTACGAGGAGGCCGTTGTCTCTTTTCAGGCGCACACGAATATCTTCCTTACGTAG
- a CDS encoding NAD-dependent epimerase/dehydratase family protein: MKRALITGALGLAGVYLARHLIEKGYRVFGMDVRDGRDDDLVPEGLKIITGDITNPSDVIESFKISSPHLVFHLGAMISGGGAAGGSADFLDCNVKGTLHVLETALAQNKKSRILFSSSSAVYDAGIRKTVAEDSPLGPVTFYGVTKLLSEQLCTYFAGKYDQEIVIARTFNNTAPGEHTRMVSSSLAVQVARMEGGEAPPLLKVGRTDIVRDFTDTRDVVRAYFGLIEKGERGGIYNVCSGTGRPIACIIDVLREASSISFDVETESGRERNAKEDISSQIGDPSKLTARTGWKTNIPFEQTIRELLDYWRRNVSRS, translated from the coding sequence ATGAAACGAGCGCTCATCACCGGGGCACTGGGACTGGCCGGAGTATATCTGGCTCGACACCTCATTGAGAAGGGATATCGTGTATTTGGAATGGACGTCAGGGACGGCCGTGACGACGACCTTGTCCCTGAGGGGCTCAAGATCATTACCGGAGACATTACCAATCCGAGTGATGTGATCGAATCTTTTAAGATATCGTCTCCTCATCTGGTCTTTCATCTCGGGGCGATGATCTCGGGCGGCGGGGCTGCGGGCGGCAGCGCCGATTTTTTGGATTGCAATGTGAAGGGAACGCTGCATGTTCTCGAGACGGCGCTGGCTCAAAACAAGAAATCCCGGATTCTCTTTTCCTCCTCTTCCGCGGTGTATGACGCGGGTATTCGAAAGACGGTTGCCGAAGACTCCCCCCTGGGGCCCGTGACGTTTTACGGAGTCACGAAGCTGTTGTCCGAGCAGCTGTGCACCTATTTCGCCGGGAAATACGATCAGGAAATCGTTATCGCACGGACCTTCAACAATACCGCCCCGGGAGAGCATACCAGGATGGTGTCGTCCAGCCTGGCCGTCCAGGTGGCGCGGATGGAGGGTGGTGAGGCGCCTCCCCTTTTGAAGGTCGGGCGGACGGACATCGTGAGGGATTTTACGGACACGCGGGATGTTGTGCGCGCATATTTCGGACTCATCGAAAAGGGCGAGCGAGGCGGGATATATAATGTCTGCAGCGGCACCGGCAGGCCGATAGCATGTATTATCGATGTGCTCAGGGAAGCGTCTTCGATCTCCTTTGACGTGGAGACGGAATCCGGGCGGGAGAGAAATGCAAAAGAGGACATCTCGTCCCAGATCGGCGATCCGTCGAAGCTTACGGCCCGAACGGGATGGAAGACGAACATCCCCTTTGAGCAGACGATACGGGAGCTTCTGGACTATTGGAGGAGGAACGTGTCGCGTTCCTGA
- a CDS encoding GDP-mannose 4,6-dehydratase produces the protein MVIMGNLTGKRVLVTGAGGFIGSHVTEALVREGASVIGFVHYNSRNDWGNLELLEEEIRKEVNVFAGDVTDPFSVRTAALDSEIIFHLAALIGIPYSYTAPASYVAVNVTGTLNVMEAARETGARVVHTSTSETYGSAQYVPIDEKHPLVGQSPYSASKIAADKIVESYYRSFDMPVVTVRPFNNYGPRQSARAVIPTIISQVVSGFPEIKLGLTTPIRDLLYVSDTARGYMLAASSQEAEGETINLGYGKGITIGDLARMIIEISGKDVSVVSDESRVRPEKSEVTQLIADNTKAKALLGWEPRVELREGLERCYAYIRDNLSLFKPEIYNV, from the coding sequence ATGGTGATTATGGGGAATCTTACCGGGAAGCGTGTTTTGGTGACCGGCGCCGGCGGTTTTATCGGAAGCCATGTGACCGAAGCCCTGGTGCGTGAAGGCGCGTCCGTAATCGGATTCGTCCACTACAACAGCAGGAACGACTGGGGTAATCTTGAACTGCTGGAAGAAGAGATCCGAAAGGAGGTGAATGTCTTTGCAGGAGACGTCACCGATCCTTTCAGCGTTCGCACCGCTGCCCTCGATAGTGAGATAATCTTTCATCTTGCCGCGCTCATCGGGATCCCATATTCGTACACGGCGCCGGCGTCGTACGTCGCCGTGAACGTCACGGGCACCCTGAACGTCATGGAGGCGGCCAGGGAAACCGGCGCCCGGGTCGTTCACACGTCGACGTCCGAGACATACGGTTCGGCGCAGTATGTTCCGATAGACGAGAAACATCCCCTTGTCGGGCAATCGCCGTATTCCGCCTCAAAAATCGCCGCCGATAAGATTGTCGAGAGTTATTACCGATCCTTCGATATGCCGGTCGTGACCGTTCGTCCGTTCAATAATTACGGCCCCAGGCAAAGCGCCCGGGCGGTCATTCCGACGATCATCTCCCAGGTCGTTTCGGGATTTCCTGAGATTAAACTGGGGCTGACAACGCCGATACGTGATCTGCTGTACGTGTCCGATACCGCCCGGGGATACATGCTCGCGGCGTCCTCACAGGAGGCCGAGGGCGAAACGATAAATCTGGGATACGGCAAGGGCATCACCATCGGCGATTTGGCGCGGATGATTATCGAGATTTCGGGAAAAGACGTGTCCGTGGTATCCGATGAAAGTCGTGTGAGGCCCGAGAAGAGCGAAGTAACACAGTTGATAGCGGACAACACCAAAGCCAAGGCGCTTCTCGGATGGGAGCCCCGTGTCGAACTGAGGGAGGGATTGGAGAGGTGTTATGCGTATATCCGGGACAATCTCTCTCTCTTCAAACCGGAAATATATAATGTGTAG
- a CDS encoding phosphoglycerate dehydrogenase → MKKITVSTSTFGAYDRAPLESLEARGYTVVLNPFGRTLSEQEVIDLAGGSVGLIAGTESLSLGVLNSLSDLKVIVRLGTGMDNVDMEAAEKAGIAVTNTPDGPVLAVAELTIALALSLLRNIALMNGHMKGGTWEKRMGNLLFGKRVGIIGYGKIGMKVGELFQKLGCDISFFDPVVEASFPGATKLSLVELLKTSDIVTIHASGGDAPIIGKEETAVVKEGAWLINCSRGTLIDETALIDALQSGRIRGAALDVFSREPYSGPLTALDNVILTPHIGSYALEARVKMEHDAVQLLLAGLDGLNGK, encoded by the coding sequence ATGAAAAAGATTACCGTTTCAACATCAACATTCGGTGCGTATGACAGAGCCCCCCTCGAATCTCTTGAGGCCAGGGGGTATACGGTCGTGTTGAATCCGTTTGGAAGAACCCTTTCCGAACAGGAGGTGATCGACCTTGCCGGGGGGTCGGTCGGCCTTATTGCGGGCACGGAGTCGCTCAGCCTCGGGGTGCTGAATTCCCTTTCCGATCTCAAGGTGATCGTGAGGCTCGGGACCGGAATGGATAATGTGGATATGGAGGCGGCAGAAAAAGCGGGAATCGCCGTTACCAACACACCCGACGGTCCCGTTCTTGCTGTGGCGGAACTGACAATCGCCCTGGCGCTCTCGCTGTTGAGAAATATCGCCCTGATGAACGGTCACATGAAGGGCGGGACGTGGGAAAAGAGGATGGGAAACCTCCTTTTTGGGAAACGGGTCGGAATCATCGGGTACGGTAAGATCGGCATGAAGGTGGGGGAGCTGTTTCAGAAACTCGGCTGCGATATTTCTTTTTTCGATCCCGTCGTGGAAGCGTCTTTTCCCGGTGCGACGAAACTTTCGCTTGTGGAGCTGCTCAAAACATCGGATATCGTCACCATACATGCTTCCGGCGGGGACGCTCCCATCATCGGGAAAGAGGAAACGGCCGTGGTGAAAGAGGGCGCATGGCTGATAAATTGTTCCCGGGGCACGCTTATTGATGAGACGGCGCTCATCGACGCGCTTCAAAGCGGCCGTATTCGCGGGGCTGCGCTGGATGTCTTCAGCCGGGAGCCGTACAGCGGCCCGCTGACGGCCCTGGATAACGTGATCCTGACCCCACATATCGGGTCGTATGCACTGGAGGCGCGGGTGAAGATGGAGCACGACGCAGTGCAGTTGCTCCTTGCGGGGTTGGATGGGCTGAACGGGAAATGA
- the pseB gene encoding UDP-N-acetylglucosamine 4,6-dehydratase (inverting) has translation MLNGKTILITGGTGSFGKKCVQTILSRYEPRRLIIFSRDELKQFEMSQVFSVEKYPCLRYFIGDVRDKERLHRAFHNVDYVIHAAALKQVPSCEYNPFEAIKTNIIGAENIINVAIDQGIKKIIALSTDKAANPINLYGATKLCADKLFIAANTYASSGNTRFANVRYGNVFGSRGSVIPFFLEERKNGVLPITDERMTRFWITLQRGVDFVLASLERMKGGELFIPKIPSMKIVDLARAIGPECELKVVGIRPGEKIHEVLLPREESRNAVEFDEFYVVQPDMKFFHYESWSNGAEVPEGFEYNSGNNTQWLTAEQMRSMIEELYPEEPVGIDTTYMKIK, from the coding sequence TTGTTAAACGGTAAAACGATACTTATCACCGGTGGGACCGGATCGTTCGGGAAAAAATGCGTTCAAACCATTCTTTCCCGATATGAACCGAGAAGACTTATCATTTTCAGCAGGGACGAGCTGAAACAGTTTGAGATGTCACAGGTGTTCAGCGTGGAGAAATATCCTTGTCTTCGATATTTTATCGGCGATGTGCGGGATAAAGAGCGGCTGCACAGGGCGTTTCACAATGTTGATTATGTCATTCACGCCGCCGCCCTCAAGCAGGTTCCATCCTGCGAGTACAACCCATTTGAGGCGATCAAGACGAACATCATCGGCGCGGAGAATATCATTAATGTCGCCATCGACCAGGGGATAAAGAAAATCATCGCCCTTTCGACGGACAAGGCTGCGAATCCAATCAACCTGTACGGCGCCACCAAGCTCTGCGCCGACAAGCTGTTCATCGCGGCCAATACATATGCGAGCAGCGGAAATACGCGTTTCGCCAACGTCAGGTACGGCAATGTGTTCGGCTCTCGGGGAAGCGTTATCCCGTTTTTCCTCGAGGAGCGAAAGAACGGGGTGCTTCCGATTACGGATGAGCGCATGACGCGGTTCTGGATCACCCTCCAGCGGGGTGTTGATTTCGTTCTTGCAAGCCTGGAGAGAATGAAGGGCGGTGAGCTTTTTATCCCCAAAATCCCGAGCATGAAAATTGTTGACCTGGCCCGTGCCATCGGCCCCGAGTGCGAATTGAAGGTTGTGGGCATTCGGCCCGGAGAAAAAATACACGAGGTGCTCCTTCCCCGGGAGGAGTCGAGAAACGCCGTTGAATTTGATGAATTTTACGTTGTCCAGCCCGATATGAAATTTTTTCATTACGAGTCATGGAGTAACGGTGCGGAAGTCCCGGAAGGATTTGAATACAACAGCGGGAACAACACTCAATGGCTGACGGCTGAACAGATGAGAAGCATGATCGAGGAGCTGTATCCCGAAGAACCGGTTGGTATTGATACCACCTATATGAAAATAAAATGA
- a CDS encoding cyclase family protein, which produces MDEWIFLSYLLDGRTPAYGGGESIQIESVRSMENGDTCNTSQWALSNHLGTHIDAPRHFAHNGKTVDDYPASFWIFTSVCVVCVETTKGEMTIGRGELEKAGVPDQTDLLIFKTGFSDLRDKDSYIYEGPVFLPETADYIRSELRSVRVIGFDSISVSSWRDRPLGRETHKRFLDHENPILLLEDLDLSSIDRHSTIVCCIISPLRVTGADASPCTVLARIHHT; this is translated from the coding sequence ATGGATGAATGGATTTTTCTTTCGTATCTGTTGGACGGGCGGACGCCCGCATACGGCGGCGGTGAATCCATACAGATAGAGTCCGTTCGATCGATGGAGAATGGAGATACCTGCAACACATCGCAATGGGCCCTCTCAAATCACCTGGGAACGCACATCGACGCCCCCAGGCATTTTGCACACAACGGAAAAACCGTCGATGACTATCCGGCTTCTTTCTGGATATTCACCTCGGTCTGTGTTGTGTGCGTTGAAACAACGAAGGGTGAGATGACGATCGGGCGCGGTGAATTGGAAAAGGCGGGGGTGCCCGATCAAACCGACCTTTTGATATTTAAAACAGGTTTTTCCGACCTCAGAGATAAGGACTCCTATATCTATGAGGGGCCGGTGTTTCTGCCGGAAACCGCGGATTATATCCGATCGGAGCTTCGGTCCGTCAGAGTCATCGGATTCGACTCAATATCGGTCTCATCATGGAGGGACCGCCCCCTTGGGAGGGAGACGCATAAGCGGTTTCTGGACCATGAAAACCCCATCCTCCTTTTGGAGGATCTCGATCTCTCTTCGATAGATCGTCACAGCACCATTGTGTGCTGTATCATCAGCCCGCTTCGTGTGACCGGCGCCGACGCCTCACCATGTACGGTTCTGGCGCGGATACACCATACATGA